Proteins co-encoded in one Ziziphus jujuba cultivar Dongzao chromosome 9, ASM3175591v1 genomic window:
- the LOC107409659 gene encoding uncharacterized protein At5g01610 → MSLTVTLTFFLILSPFVSSLTTIGDNTASAYEILQDFNFPMGILPKGATGYELDRKTGKFRAYLNGSCSFSLEGSYQLKYKSTVNGYISNNRLTGLTGVSVKVLFLWLNIVEVTRGGDDLEFSVGIASASFPIDNFYECPQCGCGLDCVNGPVRKLKIKPSVYSF, encoded by the coding sequence ATGTCTCTCACTGTTACTCTTACCTTCTTCCTCATTCTATCACCGTTCGTGTCGTCGTTGACCACCATCGGCGATAATACAGCGTCGGCTTATGAGATCCTCCAGGACTTCAACTTCCCAATGGGTATTCTCCCAAAGGGTGCCACTGGTTACGAACTGGATAGAAAAACTGGTAAATTCCGTGCGTATTTGAACGGTTCCTGCAGTTTCTCTTTAGAGGGTTCCTACCAATTGAAATACAAGTCAACCGTCAATGGTTACATCTCCAATAACAGGCTCACCGGCTTGACTGGGGTTAGCGTCAAGGTCTTGTTCCTCTGGCTCAATATAGTCGAGGTCACTCGGGGCGGCGACGACCTCGAATTCTCGGTTGGGATCGCTTCGGCGTCGTTTCCGATTGATAATTTTTATGAGTGTCCCCAGTGTGGATGTGGTTTGGATTGCGTTAATGGGCCGGTAAGGAAACTGAAAATTAAACCTTCCGTCTATTCATTTTGA
- the LOC107407508 gene encoding uncharacterized protein LOC107407508 yields MEKIEHSTIPTNGINLHVASIGTGPVVLFLHGFPELWYSWRHQLLSLSALRYRAIAPDLRGYGDSDAPPSAASYTAHHIVGDLVGLLDHLGIDKVFLVGHDWGAIVAWYLCLFRPDRVKALVNLSVPFRPRNPTRKPVESFKALFGEDFYMCRFQKPGEIEEEFAKDDTAVLLSKFFATRNPQPPSIPKEVGFSGIKPPSSLPPWLSQQDLNYFASKFNHTGFTGGLNYYRALDLTWELTAAWTGVQIKVPVKFIVGDLDLTYHIPGAKEYIHNGGFKRDVPFLQDVVVMEGVAHFINQEKPDEITDHIYDFIKKF; encoded by the exons atggagaaAATCGAGCACTCAACGATTCCCACCAACGGCATAAACTTGCACGTAGCATCTATTGGGACTGGACCGGTGGTTCTGTTCCTCCATGGTTTCCCAGAGCTCTGGTACTCTTGGCGCCACCAGCTTCTCTCCCTATCGGCTCTTCGATACCGTGCCATCGCTCCCGACCTCCGTGGCTATGGAGACTCCGATGCCCCTCCATCTGCCGCTTCCTATACGGCCCACCACATCGTCGGCGACCTCGTTGGGCTGCTTGACCATCTGGGTATCGATAAGGTGTTCTTGGTGGGCCATGACTGGGGGGCTATTGTTGCCTGGTACTTGTGCTTGTTCAGGCCCGATAGGGTCAAGGCCTTGGTCAACTTGAGCGTGCCTTTCCGTCCCAGGAACCCCACCAGAAAGCCTGTTGAGAGTTTCAAGGCTTTGTTTGGTGAGGATTTCTATATGTGCAGGTTCCAG AAACCTGGAGAAATCGAAGAAGAATTCGCTAAAGATGATACTGCAGTGCTACTTAGTAAATTTTTTGCAACTCGCAATCCACAACCTCCAAGCATACCTAAAGAAGTAGGATTTAGTGGTATAAAACCCCCATCAAGCTTGCCCCCTTGGCTATCACAACAAGATTTGAACTATTTTGCCTCAAAATTCAACCACACGGGCTTCACTGGAGGATTAAACTACTATCGAGCTTTGGACCT AACATGGGAGCTTACAGCAGCGTGGACGGGAGTGCAAATCAAAGTACCTGTGAAGTTCATTGTTGGTGACCTGGACCTTACCTATCATATTCCTGGAGCCAAGGAATACATACACAACGGGGGTTTCAAGAGAGACGTTCCATTTCTGCAAGACGTTGTTGTAATGGAAGGAGTCGCACATTTTATCAATCAAGAAAAACCCGATGAAATCACAGATCACATTTACGATttcatcaaaaaattttaa
- the LOC107406642 gene encoding indole-3-acetic acid-induced protein ARG2 has product MARSFSNAKLLSALVVDGFSTAISRRGYAAASQGVVSSVARGGAGGSGRNVVKKSGEEIVGSTEKVSWTPDPVTGYYRPENGAQEIDVAELRAMLLKKN; this is encoded by the exons ATGGCTCGCTCTTTCTCCAACGCTAAGCTTCTCTCTGCTCTCGTCGTCGATGGATTCTCTACCGCAATTAGCAG GCGAGGATACGCGGCGGCATCACAAGGAGTTGTTTCGAGCGTGGCAAGAGGAGGTGCAGGAGGAAGTGGAAGAAACGTTGTGAAGAAGTCTGGGGAAGAGATAGTGGGCTCCACCGAGAAGGTTTCATGGACCCCCGACCCAGTAACCGGTTACTACAGACCAGAGAACGGCGCTCAGGAAATCGATGTGGCTGAGCTCCGAGCTATGCTCTTGaagaagaattaa
- the LOC107405965 gene encoding U1 small nuclear ribonucleoprotein A produces MAENNGGTEISPNMTIYINNLNEKIKLEELKKSLHAVFSQFGKILEVLAFKTLKHKGQAWVVFEDVSSASNALRQMQGFPFYDKPMRIQYAKTKSDIIAKADGTFVPREKRKRHEGKKRKEQHDPNQAGMGLNPAYAGAYGSTPPLSQIPYPGGVKPMVPEAPAPPNNILFVQNLPHETTPMMLQMLFCQYPGFKEVRMIETKPGIAFVEYADEMQSTVAMQGLQGFKMTQQNSMLITYAKK; encoded by the exons atggCGGAGAACAATGGCGGCACTGAAATTTCTCCAAACATGACTATTTACATCAACAACCTCAACGAGAAAATCAAGCTCGAAG AGTTGAAGAAGTCGCTGCACGCGGTGTTCTCGCAGTTCGGGAAGATATTGGAGGTATTGGCATTCAAGACGCTGAAGCATAAAGGGCAAGCATGGGTGGTCTTCGAGGACGTCTCCTCCGCCTCAAATGCGCTTCGCCAAATGCAGGGCTTTCCCTTTTACGACAAGCCAATG AGAATACAATATGCAAAGACCAAATCAGATATAATAGCAAAGGCTGATGGCACTTTTGTTCCGCGGGAAAAGCGAAAGAGGCATGAAG GAAAGAAGCGAAAAGAGCAACATGACCCTAATCAAGCAGGAATGGGTCTGAATCCTGCATATGCTGGTGCTTATGGTTCAACACCTCCT CTATCACAAATACCTTACCCAGGTGGTGTAAAGCCTATGGTTCCTGAGGCTCCTGCTCCACCCAACAACATACTGTTTGTTCAGAATCTTCCACATGAGACAACTCCCATGATGCTGCAAATGCTCTTCTGCCAGTATCCCGGTTTTAAGGAGGTTAGAATGATTGAAACGAAGCCCGGGATTGCCTTTGTAGAGTATGCAGATGAGATGCAATCAACAGTTGCAATGCAGGGACTCCAGGGTTTTAAAATGACACAGCAAAACTCAATGTTAATTACTTACGCAAAGAAATGA
- the LOC107406639 gene encoding uncharacterized protein At5g01610: MGFLSQSSKPLSSQVLFVFSVLIITLPNLSSASENGTLSAYDILLQYDLPVGLLPKGATGYKINRETGEFEAYLDKTCKFSLENSYDLEYKSTIKGVISKGRLKNLKGVSVKVLILWLNIVEVVRDGDELEFSVGIASADFPIDNFEESPQCGCGLNCDTLNSVLSSSSI; the protein is encoded by the coding sequence ATGGGTTTTCTCTCCCAGTCATCAAAGCCCTTGAGTTCCCAAGTTCTGTTTGTTTTCTCAGTTCTCATAATCACACTGCCAAACCTCTCCTCTGCCTCTGAAAATGGCACTCTTTCAGCCTATGATATTCTGCTACAATATGACCTTCCTGTCGGTCTTCTTCCAAAAGGAGCAACTGGGTACAAGATTAACAGAGAAACCGGAGAGTTCGAGGCTTATTTGGACAAGACCTGTAAGTTTTCGCTTGAAAATTCGTATGACCTCGAGTACAAGTCAACCATAAAAGGTGTGATATCCAAAGGCAGGCTAAAAAATCTCAAGGGTGTGAGTGTGAAGGTTTTGATTCTGTGGCTGAATATCGTGGAAGTGGTCCGTGACGGTGACGAGCTCGAGTTCTCTGTGGGTATAGCTTCGGCGGATTTTCCGATCGATAACTTTGAAGAGTCTCCACAATGTGGatgtggtttgaattgtgacACGTTGAACTCTGTTTTGTCTTCTTCGTCTATTTGA
- the LOC107408687 gene encoding exocyst complex component SEC15B yields MQSTRTRRKVAPVAENGDTADKLDQLVLSSAICNGEDIGPFIRKAFASGKPETLHHHLRQFARSKESEIEEVCKAHYQDFILAVDDLRSLLSDVESLKSSLWESNSKLQSVGVPLLKSLDAFVEARNVSRNVNLALESVGVCIRLTELCSRSNYHLSNHNFYMALKCVDSIESEFLDKTQSSTLKRMLEKKIPEIRSHIERKVSKEFGDWLVEIRVVSRNLGQLAIGQASAARQREEDLRIKQRQAEEQSRLSLRDCVYALEEEDEEGLSGGVGDDSNGGSAILGFDLTPLYRAYHIHQTLGLEDRFKQYYFENRKLQLTSDFQVSSMTPFLESHQTFFAQIAGFFIVEDRILRTGGGLISKMEVENLWETAVSKMCSVLEDQFSRMQTANHLLLIKDYVSLLGVTLRRYGYPVDALLDVLSKHRDKYHELLLSDCRKQIAEALAADKFEQMLMKKEYEYSMNVLSFQIQTSDIIPAFPYVAPFSSTVPDCCRIVRSFIEDSVSFMSHGGQLDFYDVVKKYLDRLLGEVLDSALLKLINTSIHGVSQAMQVAANMAVLERACDFFFRHAAQLSGIPLRMAERGRRQFPLIKARDAAEEMLSGLLKTKVDGFLSLIENVNWMADEHLQSGNEYVNEVVIYLETLVSTAQQILPAQVLKRVLQDVLSHISEKIVGAVYGDSVKRFSVNAIMGIDVDIRLLESFADNLANLLSEEDANQLKTALAEPRQLVNLLLSSKPDNYLNAVIRDKEYNTLDFRKVATVSEKLRDPSDRLFGTFGSRGGKQNPKRKSLDLLIKRLKELS; encoded by the coding sequence ATGCAGTCAACAAGAACTCGCCGTAAAGTCGCTCCGGTGGCGGAAAACGGCGACACGGCGGATAAACTTGACCAGCTCGTGCTTTCCTCGGCAATCTGCAACGGCGAGGACATAGGCCCATTTATCCGAAAGGCCTTTGCATCCGGCAAACCCGAGACCCTCCACCATCATCTCCGTCAGTTCGCCCGATCCAAAGAGTCCGAAATCGAAGAGGTTTGCAAGGCCCACTACCAGGACTTCATCCTCGCCGTCGATGACCTCCGATCCCTCCTCTCTGACGTCGAATCCCTGAAATCGTCTCTATGGGAGTCGAACTCCAAGCTTCAGTCAGTCGGTGTCCCTCTCCTCAAGTCCCTGGACGCCTTCGTGGAGGCCCGAAACGTCTCCCGAAACGTAAACCTGGCTCTCGAATCGGTGGGCGTTTGTATTCGCTTGACTGAGCTCTGCTCCAGATCGAATTACCATCTATCCAATCACAACTTCTACATGGCGCTCAAGTGCGTCGACTCCATCGAGTCCGAGTTCCTCGACAAAACGCAGTCGTCCACGCTCAAAAGGATGCTGGAGAAGAAGATTCCCGAGATCCGCTCGCACATTGAGAGGAAGGTCAGCAAGGAGTTCGGTGATTGGCTGGTGGAGATCCGAGTGGTGAGCCGGAATTTGGGTCAGTTGGCCATCGGTCAGGCATCGGCGGCGAGACAACGGGAAGAGGATCTGCGAATCAAGCAGAGGCAAGCGGAGGAGCAGAGCCGACTGAGTCTGAGGGACTGTGTTTACGCGTTGGAGGAAGAGGATGAAGAAGGGCTAAGCGGTGGTGTTGGAGATGATAGTAATGGTGGGAGTGCAATCCTTGGATTCGATTTGACTCCTTTATATAGGGCTTATCATATACACCAGACTTTGGGGCTCGAGGACCGTTTCAAGCAGTACTATTTCGAGAATCGGAAGCTTCAACTGACTTCGGACTTTCAGGTATCTTCTATGACTCCGTTCCTTGAGTCCCATCAAACTTTCTTTGCGCAAATCGCCGGGTTCTTCATCGTTGAAGACCGTATTTTGAGGACCGGTGGTGGTTTGATATCGAAAATGGAGGTTGAGAATTTGTGGGAGACCGCTGTTAGCAAGATGTGTTCTGTATTAGAGGATCAATTCTCTAGAATGCAAACTGCGAACCATTTGCTGTTGATTAAGGATTATGTGAGCTTGTTAGGAGTGACTTTGCGTAGATATGGATACCCAGTGGACGCTTTGCTTGATGTTTTGAGCAAGCATAGAGATAAGTACCATGAATTATTGTTATCCGATTGTCGTAAGCAGATTGCAGAAGCTCTTGCTGCTGATAAGTTTGAGCAAATGTTGATGAAGAAAGAGTATGAGTATTCTATGAATGTGCTTTCGTTTCAGATACAAACTTCGGATATCATTCCAGCATTTCCGTATGTTGCCCCTTTTTCATCCACGGTACCGGATTGTTGCCGCATAGTGAGGTCTTTCATTGAGGATTCTGTGAGTTTCATGTCTCATGGTGGGCAGCTGGATTTCTATGATGTTGTGAAGAAGTATTTGGATAGGTTGTTGGGTGAGGTGTTGGATAGCGCTTTGTTAAAGCTTATAAATACGTCTATCCACGGAGTCTCCCAGGCAATGCAGGTTGCAGCTAATATGGCTGTATTGGAGCGTGCTTGTGATTTCTTTTTCCGTCATGCTGCACAGCTTTCTGGCATTCCTTTGAGAATGGCTGAGAGAGGTAGGAGGCAGTTTCCGCTGATCAAAGCCCGTGATGCAGCAGAAGAGATGCTCTCCGGATTGCTAAAGACAAAGGTTGATGGGTTCCTGTCATTGATTGAAAACGTCAATTGGATGGCCGATGAGCATTTACAAAGTGGGAATGAATATGTGAACGAGGTGGTCATCTATTTGGAAACTTTGGTCTCCACTGCACAGCAGATTTTGCCAGCTCAAGTTCTTAAAAGAGTTCTACAGGATGTTCTATCTCACATATCAGAGAAGATTGTCGGGGCCGTATATGGGGATTCAGTCAAAAGATTCAGTGTAAATGCTATCATGGGAATTGATGTGGATATCCGCTTGTTGGAGTCTTTTGCTGATAATCTAGCAAACTTGCTCTCAGAAGAGGATGCTAATCAGTTGAAAACAGCACTCGCTGAGCCAAGACAGTTGGTTAATTTGCTATTAAGTAGTAAGCCAGATAACTATTTGAATGCTGTGATCAGAGATAAGGAGTATAATACTTTGGACTTCAGAAAAGTAGCGACTGTTTCTGAGAAGTTGAGGGATCCTTCAGATAGGCTATTTGGAACCTTTGGAAGCCGGGGAGGCAAGCAGAATCCAAAAAGGAAATCGTTGGATCTATTGATAAAAAGACTGAAAGAGTTGAGCTGA
- the LOC107405970 gene encoding uncharacterized protein LOC107405970, with protein MAKFPYIFTLFFLLTISFSIPSSASSLNANLTAYEVLESYDFPVGLLPKGVLGYDLDSSTGKFSVYLNGTCTFSLESYELKYKSTITGVISKDKLSSLSGIKVKVLILWLNIVKVTRDGDELDFSVGIASADFPVSNFAESPTCGCGFDCVNGIDVAKNGKSNRFVSSA; from the coding sequence ATGGCAAAATTTCCTTACATATTCACTCTCTTCTTCCTTTTGACCATCTCGTTCTCAATCCCATCATCGGCTTCTTCTCTAAATGCCAATCTCACAGCTTACGAAGTTCTGGAATCATACGATTTCCCGGTGGGTCTTCTTCCAAAAGGCGTATTGGGCTATGACTTGGACAGCTCCACAGGCAAATTCTCTGTGTATTTAAACGGAACGTGCACATTTAGCCTAGAATCCTACGAACTCAAGTACAAGTCAACCATTACTGGGGTTATATCCAAAGACAAGCTCTCCAGCTTATCCGGAATCAAAGTAAAGGTTTTAATACTCTGGTTGAACATTGTCAAAGTCACTCGTGACGGTGATGAGCTCGATTTCTCTGTCGGAATCGCCTCCGCCGACTTTCCGGTCAGTAATTTTGCTGAAAGTCCCACTTGTGGATGTGGATTTGATTGTGTTAATGGGATTGATGTTGCAAAGAATGGAAAATCTAATCGTTTTGTGTCTTCCGCTTAG